From a region of the Algiphilus sp. genome:
- a CDS encoding tetratricopeptide repeat protein — MPRSSDGIGYRPRAPRAVVFALLVAIAAGLQGCASGGSQRPAGDRDPGADRALSAADRSKADRYFQEALALMRDGRRDEARGLLRSLADAYPTLSGPLTNLGILEARGNQQQVALQHFREAVRTNPENAVAHNWLGILYREQGDYARAEEAYRRAIALHPDYAIAYRNLGVLYDVYLERPEAALAAYRAYLERGSEDDLIVRVWVRELEARGISAPPRSLAITGGGA; from the coding sequence ATGCCTCGCTCCAGTGACGGCATCGGGTATCGACCGCGCGCGCCGCGGGCGGTCGTCTTCGCACTGCTCGTCGCCATCGCCGCCGGGCTGCAGGGCTGTGCCTCCGGTGGCAGCCAGCGACCGGCGGGCGATCGCGACCCGGGTGCCGATCGCGCGCTGAGCGCCGCCGATCGCAGCAAGGCCGACCGCTATTTCCAGGAAGCGCTCGCGCTGATGCGTGACGGGCGTCGCGACGAGGCGCGCGGGCTGTTGCGCTCGCTCGCCGATGCCTACCCGACCCTGTCGGGGCCGCTCACCAATCTGGGCATTCTCGAGGCGCGCGGCAACCAGCAGCAGGTCGCGCTGCAGCACTTCCGCGAGGCGGTCCGGACCAACCCCGAGAACGCCGTGGCCCACAACTGGCTGGGCATCCTCTACCGCGAGCAGGGTGACTATGCACGCGCCGAGGAGGCCTATCGCCGAGCCATTGCCCTGCACCCCGACTATGCGATCGCCTACCGCAACCTGGGCGTGCTGTACGACGTCTACCTGGAACGCCCCGAGGCCGCGCTGGCCGCCTACCGCGCCTATCTCGAACGCGGCTCGGAGGACGATCTCATCGTGCGGGTCTGGGTGCGCGAGC
- a CDS encoding tetratricopeptide repeat protein — MRPGPVLAFALVFAGGSGAALAADPPPRLGSITESDGGLLPGWLSGSKGSLLQVAPGEPATPDVVEAIRHYETLLAYARDPATRAEALRRAAYLRVRAGDGADGIDRDSLEAALALYDRLFAAHPDIAGNDRALYQQARALHLLGRTDDAAESLATLVARYPQSQRHADAAFRAGELFYATDQPGRAASAYDAMLADDSASPELRRLAAYKLGWARLRNGEPDAAVAAFVPVIDEALAGDDDDRFNEAVLDDLPPEQRDIAGDALRGISLAFLRAGGVAQVSPSDAVAGRIDARAALYHSALAALMLERERYTDAATTFAAFAGSRSAHPLAAAFQDRAVRAYEAGGFVEPAMAARAALARRFHPDGPYWEGREADAAFGERFREHVATLARHHHAVAQELADTDRAGTERFLVAADWYRELIALLPADGERIAEARLHRADALLEGGDLPGAVAQYRALAFEHAPNPHAAEAALAAVQTQQRIAGETPEDTRAAALDDAIALALQLAEAQPQHPERERVLLRAAENAYALADWERARTIAGRVRDAEGAATPLRTDAAHVVADARFEAAEWAEAETAYLAVRGMLPAGDERHGRVTERAAVAVYRQAEAARDRGEPAAAARLFARVGEIAPDTPLRADADYDAAASYAAAERWGEAVAAFEAFRTRHAGHELVPDADKWLVTAFEALGRPGSAAVVYERIARRAAPGSAERREAQWAAASGYDEAGDTAAAERAYTQYAGQWQRPLDRAQKARERVAHYAEAVRGNRDAALRWQREIIAAHGAAGRGASDYSALLAARAHLALGRHAARRAAGKPLRHPIGEHLAARKRLVDEAIRALERAAASGFDEVVTAASYATAEIYRDLAADLLASAPPPDLSGAALMEYELLLEDRAYPLEEQAIALHETNLGRLGNGFWDRWIRRSATALTELVPARYGKHERREDQYASLQ; from the coding sequence ATGCGGCCGGGTCCGGTACTGGCGTTCGCCCTGGTGTTCGCGGGGGGCTCCGGGGCGGCACTCGCCGCCGATCCGCCCCCCAGGCTGGGCTCGATCACCGAGAGCGACGGCGGCCTGCTCCCCGGGTGGCTGAGCGGGTCGAAGGGGTCGCTCCTGCAGGTCGCTCCGGGCGAGCCAGCAACCCCCGATGTAGTCGAGGCCATCCGGCACTACGAGACCCTGCTGGCCTACGCCCGCGACCCGGCGACCCGGGCCGAGGCCCTGCGGCGCGCGGCCTATCTGCGGGTGCGGGCCGGTGACGGCGCGGACGGCATCGATCGCGACAGTCTCGAAGCCGCGCTGGCGCTGTACGACCGGCTGTTCGCGGCCCATCCGGACATCGCGGGGAATGACCGGGCGCTCTACCAGCAGGCGCGGGCGCTGCACCTGCTCGGCCGCACCGACGACGCGGCCGAGTCGCTGGCCACGCTGGTGGCGCGCTATCCGCAATCCCAGCGTCATGCCGACGCTGCCTTCCGGGCCGGCGAGCTGTTCTATGCCACCGACCAGCCGGGCCGCGCCGCTTCCGCCTACGACGCCATGCTGGCCGACGACAGCGCCTCGCCCGAGCTTCGCCGGCTGGCCGCATACAAGCTTGGCTGGGCGCGACTCCGGAACGGCGAGCCGGATGCCGCCGTCGCCGCCTTCGTGCCGGTCATCGACGAGGCCCTCGCCGGCGACGACGACGACCGCTTCAACGAGGCGGTTCTCGACGATTTGCCGCCGGAGCAGCGGGATATCGCCGGCGATGCGCTGCGCGGCATCAGCCTCGCCTTCCTGCGCGCCGGGGGCGTGGCGCAGGTCAGCCCGTCCGACGCGGTGGCCGGACGCATCGATGCCCGGGCCGCGCTCTACCACTCCGCGCTCGCCGCGCTGATGCTCGAGCGCGAACGCTATACCGATGCCGCGACCACCTTCGCCGCATTCGCCGGCAGCCGCTCGGCGCATCCGCTGGCGGCCGCCTTCCAGGATCGGGCGGTCCGGGCCTACGAGGCCGGCGGCTTCGTCGAGCCGGCGATGGCGGCGCGCGCGGCGCTGGCGCGCCGCTTCCATCCGGACGGCCCCTACTGGGAGGGCCGCGAGGCCGACGCCGCCTTCGGCGAGCGCTTCCGGGAGCATGTCGCGACCCTGGCCCGCCATCACCACGCGGTGGCGCAGGAGCTCGCCGACACTGATCGCGCCGGCACCGAGCGCTTCCTGGTGGCGGCCGACTGGTACCGCGAGCTGATCGCGCTGCTGCCGGCCGACGGCGAGCGGATCGCGGAGGCGCGCCTGCACCGCGCCGATGCCCTGCTCGAAGGGGGTGATCTTCCGGGCGCGGTGGCGCAGTACCGCGCGCTGGCCTTCGAGCACGCGCCGAATCCGCATGCGGCCGAGGCCGCGCTCGCCGCCGTCCAGACCCAGCAGCGCATCGCCGGGGAGACACCGGAAGACACGCGTGCCGCGGCACTCGACGATGCCATCGCGCTGGCGCTGCAGCTCGCCGAGGCCCAGCCCCAGCATCCCGAGCGCGAGCGGGTGCTGCTGCGCGCCGCCGAGAACGCCTACGCGCTCGCCGACTGGGAACGGGCGCGCACCATCGCCGGGCGCGTGCGCGACGCCGAGGGCGCGGCCACCCCGCTGCGGACTGACGCAGCGCACGTGGTCGCGGACGCCCGCTTCGAGGCCGCCGAGTGGGCCGAGGCCGAGACCGCCTATCTCGCCGTCCGCGGGATGCTGCCCGCCGGGGACGAGCGTCATGGGCGGGTGACGGAGCGCGCCGCGGTCGCGGTCTATCGCCAGGCCGAGGCCGCGCGCGACCGCGGCGAGCCCGCGGCGGCGGCGCGGCTGTTCGCGCGCGTGGGCGAGATCGCCCCGGACACGCCACTGCGCGCAGACGCCGACTACGATGCCGCCGCCAGCTATGCCGCAGCCGAGCGCTGGGGCGAGGCGGTGGCGGCCTTCGAAGCCTTCCGCACGCGCCATGCCGGACACGAGCTGGTGCCCGATGCCGACAAGTGGCTGGTGACCGCCTTCGAGGCGCTGGGGCGTCCCGGCTCGGCCGCCGTCGTCTACGAGCGCATCGCCAGGCGCGCCGCCCCGGGTTCGGCGGAGCGCCGCGAGGCGCAGTGGGCCGCTGCCAGCGGTTACGACGAGGCCGGCGATACGGCCGCCGCCGAACGCGCCTACACGCAGTACGCCGGCCAGTGGCAGCGGCCGCTCGACCGCGCCCAGAAGGCGCGCGAGCGCGTGGCCCACTATGCCGAGGCCGTGCGCGGGAACCGCGACGCCGCGCTGCGCTGGCAGCGCGAGATCATCGCGGCGCACGGTGCCGCCGGCCGCGGCGCCAGCGACTATTCGGCGCTGCTCGCGGCCCGCGCGCATCTGGCGCTGGGCCGGCACGCTGCGCGGCGTGCGGCCGGCAAGCCGCTGCGTCATCCCATCGGCGAGCACCTGGCCGCGCGCAAGCGACTCGTGGACGAGGCCATCCGTGCGCTGGAACGGGCCGCGGCATCAGGCTTCGACGAGGTCGTCACCGCCGCGAGCTATGCCACCGCCGAAATCTATCGCGACCTCGCGGCCGATCTGCTGGCATCGGCGCCGCCGCCGGATCTCAGCGGGGCGGCGCTGATGGAGTACGAGCTGCTCCTCGAGGACCGCGCCTATCCGCTGGAAGAGCAGGCGATCGCATTGCACGAAACCAATCTCGGCCGGCTCGGCAACGGCTTCTGGGACCGCTGGATCCGGCGCAGCGCCACGGCGCTGACCGAGCTCGTGCCGGCGCGCTACGGCAAGCACGAACGCAGGGAGGATCAGTATGCCTCGCTCCAGTGA
- a CDS encoding OmpA family protein translates to MRHPGIPTRGPIRSSLLAAGLAAMAAHAPLAGADVREHNYFTPMLSYALADDDRLTDDGFGGVIALGSRFSPYLGAEIRGSYLTFDSDEEERGLVCGLLNTCPQVDDTELYGGGIGLNLYPFAGGLYLHVDAMAGTHAQYHGGVGYEFGGASGMSLVAEALYHMSEDYDDTRFNLGLKFPFGASAEPAPEPEPYMPPPAPEPVRVVEPPDCELPAGTGEPIDFAGCEIGDTIVLEGVNFDFDRATLTPESTELLDRVIDALLARPDIKIEVRGHTDSMGSDSYNEALSDRRAHSVMRYLQEGGIPSNRMTARGFGESEPIADNDTELGRSRNRRAELYISDANPPESGTTTAPARAAPTMGDEVVIRDGAFQPNELYVTPGTRVKWQNETSSSQTVEFFGDSASYRIPPGDFYSKVFDRVGTYSYASGIYPEMETARIIVKHAEDMPTASPAPAPAPDAAEDDTVDAVDAAMAQSGGAGRTVRIEGYSYVPATITVPAGTTVTWQNSPDNRSHTVSSLPGGESGALAPGASFSMTFDTPGTYPYGCDFHSAMSGTVVVE, encoded by the coding sequence ATGCGCCATCCGGGGATCCCCACACGCGGCCCGATCCGCTCTTCGCTGCTTGCAGCCGGCCTCGCCGCCATGGCGGCGCACGCGCCCCTGGCGGGCGCCGATGTCCGGGAGCACAACTACTTCACGCCGATGCTGTCGTACGCCCTGGCCGATGACGACCGGCTCACCGACGATGGCTTCGGCGGCGTCATCGCACTGGGTTCGCGCTTCTCGCCCTACCTAGGCGCCGAGATCCGCGGCAGTTATCTGACCTTCGACAGCGACGAGGAAGAGCGCGGACTCGTCTGCGGTCTGCTGAACACTTGCCCGCAGGTCGACGACACCGAGCTCTACGGCGGCGGCATCGGCCTCAACCTGTATCCCTTCGCGGGCGGCCTCTATCTGCATGTCGACGCCATGGCGGGCACGCACGCGCAGTACCACGGCGGAGTCGGCTACGAGTTCGGCGGCGCATCCGGGATGTCCCTGGTCGCCGAGGCGCTCTATCACATGAGCGAGGACTACGACGACACGCGCTTCAACCTGGGCCTCAAGTTCCCGTTCGGCGCATCCGCCGAGCCGGCGCCCGAGCCCGAACCCTACATGCCGCCGCCCGCGCCCGAACCGGTGCGCGTGGTCGAGCCGCCCGACTGCGAACTGCCCGCAGGCACCGGTGAGCCCATCGACTTCGCGGGCTGCGAGATCGGCGACACCATCGTGCTGGAAGGCGTCAACTTCGATTTCGACAGGGCGACGCTGACCCCGGAGTCCACCGAACTGCTCGACCGGGTCATCGACGCCCTGCTGGCGCGCCCCGACATCAAGATCGAGGTACGCGGACATACCGACAGCATGGGCTCGGACAGCTACAACGAGGCACTCTCCGATCGCCGTGCCCACTCGGTGATGCGCTATCTGCAGGAAGGCGGCATCCCGTCGAACCGCATGACCGCGCGCGGCTTCGGCGAGTCCGAGCCCATCGCCGACAACGACACCGAGCTGGGCCGCTCGCGCAACCGACGCGCCGAACTCTACATCTCGGACGCCAACCCGCCCGAGAGCGGCACGACCACGGCACCGGCGCGCGCCGCCCCGACCATGGGTGACGAGGTCGTCATCCGGGACGGCGCCTTCCAGCCCAACGAGCTGTACGTCACGCCCGGTACGCGCGTGAAGTGGCAGAACGAGACCAGTAGCAGCCAGACGGTCGAGTTCTTCGGCGACTCCGCGAGCTACCGGATTCCGCCCGGCGACTTCTACAGCAAGGTCTTCGACCGGGTCGGCACCTACTCCTACGCATCGGGGATCTACCCGGAGATGGAGACCGCGCGGATCATCGTCAAGCACGCCGAGGACATGCCGACCGCATCACCGGCACCCGCCCCGGCCCCCGACGCCGCGGAGGACGACACCGTCGATGCGGTCGACGCCGCCATGGCGCAGAGCGGCGGCGCCGGCCGGACTGTCCGCATCGAGGGCTACTCCTACGTCCCGGCCACGATCACCGTTCCCGCCGGGACCACGGTGACGTGGCAGAACAGCCCGGACAACCGTTCACACACCGTTTCGTCGCTGCCCGGCGGCGAGAGTGGTGCGCTGGCACCGGGGGCGAGCTTCTCGATGACCTTCGACACCCCCGGCACGTATCCCTACGGATGCGATTTCCATTCGGCGATGAGCGGCACCGTCGTCGTCGAGTAA
- a CDS encoding plastocyanin/azurin family copper-binding protein, whose amino-acid sequence MRNTRPPPRAPLRRQGLALAVGLATIAGTAGAASGKTAEVEIVDFMRFDPLVIEVEPGTTVTWTNYDGSNHFVNVDGATSPRLKMESSWSHTFNEPGTYTFKCNIHHKMKEGTVIVK is encoded by the coding sequence TTGCGCAATACCCGTCCGCCCCCCCGAGCACCGCTTCGCCGCCAGGGCCTCGCCCTGGCGGTGGGGCTCGCGACCATCGCCGGAACCGCTGGCGCGGCTTCCGGCAAGACCGCCGAAGTGGAGATCGTCGACTTCATGCGCTTCGACCCACTCGTGATCGAGGTCGAGCCGGGCACCACGGTGACCTGGACGAACTACGACGGCTCCAACCACTTCGTCAATGTCGACGGCGCCACCAGCCCGCGGCTCAAGATGGAGTCGAGCTGGTCGCACACCTTCAACGAGCCCGGCACCTACACCTTCAAGTGCAACATCCACCACAAGATGAAGGAAGGCACCGTGATCGTGAAATAG
- a CDS encoding PepSY-associated TM helix domain-containing protein, whose product MIPKPLRQFRDRVTGNASSRQRPARPRQNLTMKLRKWHQRAGLAAFLFMTWLGATGLLINQSAPWGYDTLRIDWPWVTNGLYGLSAVPPQEGYKAGGHWITKAGDAIVLNGEAVEYAMNDPHGMAVGEGPEQALLFIATRSSVVVLTEEGAIYDELRSPVLPVSEPRRLGTRDADGAVVVAGADDAYASTDGGFTWQPADDVADVRWSEAEALAEAEREALMPFSQPSMSVERVLLDVHSGQIFGDFGKWVVNIVGVLAIVLGITGVWMYWRMNRRRRS is encoded by the coding sequence GTGATTCCCAAACCCCTACGCCAGTTCCGCGACCGCGTGACCGGCAACGCGTCGTCGCGGCAGCGCCCGGCGCGGCCGCGTCAGAACCTCACCATGAAGCTGCGCAAGTGGCATCAGCGCGCGGGTCTGGCGGCCTTCCTGTTCATGACCTGGCTCGGTGCGACCGGGCTGCTCATCAACCAGAGCGCGCCGTGGGGCTATGACACGCTGCGCATCGACTGGCCCTGGGTGACCAACGGGTTGTACGGGCTGAGCGCGGTGCCCCCGCAGGAGGGCTACAAGGCGGGCGGACACTGGATCACCAAGGCGGGCGATGCGATCGTGCTGAACGGCGAAGCCGTCGAGTACGCCATGAACGATCCGCACGGCATGGCGGTGGGAGAGGGACCCGAACAGGCCCTGCTGTTCATCGCCACGCGCAGCTCGGTGGTCGTGCTCACCGAGGAAGGCGCCATCTACGACGAGCTGCGTTCTCCCGTCCTGCCGGTCTCCGAACCGCGGCGTCTGGGCACGCGCGACGCCGACGGCGCCGTGGTGGTGGCGGGTGCCGACGACGCCTACGCCAGCACCGACGGTGGCTTCACCTGGCAGCCCGCGGACGACGTTGCCGACGTCCGGTGGTCCGAGGCGGAAGCGCTCGCCGAGGCCGAGCGCGAGGCGCTGATGCCGTTCTCGCAACCCAGCATGTCGGTCGAACGCGTGCTGCTGGATGTGCACAGCGGGCAGATCTTCGGCGACTTCGGCAAGTGGGTCGTGAACATTGTCGGCGTGCTCGCCATCGTGCTGGGCATCACCGGCGTCTGGATGTACTGGCGCATGAACCGACGTCGGCGTTCCTGA
- a CDS encoding FMN-binding protein has translation MRYQSKRAARSAAPQECTNRGRLGAFDLAAVAALCMATVIMLADIVTNTSAAEEKFEFYIYFQEPEEFLAEHFGSDVPAPQVLTLDSGKQQQVREVFTRPFPKPRLRYWTDGARTAWIFDDVGKEGYQPTTCGFVVKDGEIVAARVLTYRESRGEEVGEPSFLNQLIGGRAEGKGLDQPIDNITGATRSVEMMERMARTAIVFDQLVP, from the coding sequence ATGCGTTATCAATCCAAGCGCGCTGCACGCAGTGCCGCACCGCAGGAATGCACCAACAGAGGGCGCCTCGGGGCGTTCGATCTGGCAGCAGTCGCCGCACTGTGCATGGCCACCGTCATCATGCTCGCCGACATCGTGACCAACACCAGTGCCGCCGAGGAGAAGTTCGAGTTCTACATCTATTTCCAGGAACCCGAAGAGTTCCTCGCGGAGCACTTCGGTTCCGATGTGCCCGCGCCCCAGGTCCTGACGCTGGACAGCGGCAAGCAGCAGCAGGTCCGCGAAGTGTTCACGCGGCCGTTCCCCAAGCCGCGTCTGCGCTACTGGACCGACGGCGCGCGTACCGCCTGGATCTTCGACGATGTCGGCAAGGAGGGCTATCAGCCCACGACCTGCGGCTTCGTGGTGAAGGACGGCGAGATCGTCGCCGCACGCGTGCTCACCTATCGCGAGTCGCGCGGCGAGGAGGTTGGCGAGCCTTCCTTCCTCAATCAGCTCATCGGCGGTCGTGCCGAGGGCAAGGGCCTCGACCAGCCCATCGACAACATCACCGGTGCCACCCGCTCGGTGGAGATGATGGAGCGCATGGCCCGGACCGCGATCGTCTTCGACCAGCTGGTGCCGTAG
- a CDS encoding group 1 truncated hemoglobin yields the protein MSIKPLFRSMLTAVALSLALASSPALAQDPGDDRFTESGKAKTPPFGIPDGIVEDMGGEAGINAWVQALFHYILLDYRIAPIFNEFGHIERQIALNTQLEQRVLGKGNEYMGASMAAAHADLQITMEEFNAVVEAAYNACERVNYHYYECNQLIAALAPFTFDIVTN from the coding sequence ATGAGCATCAAACCGCTTTTCCGCAGCATGTTGACCGCGGTCGCGCTGAGCCTCGCACTGGCGAGCTCACCGGCCCTGGCCCAGGACCCCGGCGACGACCGGTTCACCGAGAGCGGCAAGGCCAAGACCCCGCCGTTCGGCATCCCCGACGGCATCGTCGAGGACATGGGTGGCGAGGCCGGCATCAACGCCTGGGTTCAGGCGCTGTTCCACTACATCCTACTCGACTACCGCATCGCCCCGATCTTCAATGAGTTCGGCCACATCGAGCGGCAGATCGCCCTGAACACGCAGCTCGAGCAGCGTGTCCTGGGCAAGGGCAACGAGTACATGGGTGCCAGCATGGCCGCCGCCCACGCCGATCTGCAGATCACGATGGAGGAGTTCAACGCCGTGGTGGAAGCCGCCTACAACGCATGCGAGCGCGTCAACTACCACTACTACGAGTGCAACCAGCTCATCGCTGCGCTCGCGCCCTTCACCTTCGATATCGTCACCAACTAG
- a CDS encoding DUF3034 family protein, producing the protein MTIARGNRRTITPRTLLFGLCLALCSSPAWSFYDNGKVLLTGGVGMIDGAGGGGITPWATIAGYGTRDGINGGIRYTFAYLPDYSLNTIGAQIGFYDRLELSYTRSVLPTAGTFDTVGLVLSALNGAGAGIEPWNTTIKMDVFGAKLRLFGDAVYDSHSLIPQVAIGGFWKSNDNEQLLNTLGAAESEDWEGYIAATKIFFPISTLFNITARYTSANQTGLTGFGHQNGIGRADDNDKEVRLEGSIAHLLNKRMAIGVEYAQHGDNLDQRSIQLLGIDLTAVTNLLDGLNLDLGDALTQKDESDWVDVFFAFAPSKNYSITMAYAMLGNITLTPEQHGFYVSLHATF; encoded by the coding sequence ATGACTATCGCAAGAGGCAACCGCCGAACCATCACGCCCCGGACGCTCCTGTTCGGACTGTGTCTGGCCCTCTGCTCCAGCCCCGCCTGGAGCTTCTACGACAACGGCAAGGTGCTACTCACCGGCGGTGTCGGCATGATCGACGGTGCGGGTGGTGGTGGCATCACCCCCTGGGCCACGATCGCCGGCTACGGCACGCGTGACGGCATCAATGGCGGCATCCGCTACACCTTCGCGTATCTGCCCGACTACAGCCTCAACACGATCGGCGCCCAGATCGGCTTCTACGATCGTCTCGAGCTGTCCTATACGCGCAGTGTCCTGCCCACCGCCGGCACCTTCGACACCGTCGGCCTGGTGCTGAGCGCGCTCAATGGTGCCGGTGCCGGCATCGAGCCGTGGAACACCACCATCAAGATGGACGTCTTCGGCGCCAAGCTGCGGCTCTTCGGTGACGCGGTCTACGACTCGCACAGCCTGATCCCGCAGGTCGCCATCGGCGGCTTCTGGAAGTCCAACGACAACGAGCAGCTGCTCAATACGCTGGGTGCTGCCGAGTCCGAGGACTGGGAGGGCTACATCGCAGCGACCAAGATCTTCTTCCCGATCAGCACGCTGTTCAACATCACGGCGCGCTACACCTCTGCCAACCAGACGGGTCTGACCGGCTTCGGCCACCAGAACGGCATCGGTCGCGCTGACGACAACGACAAGGAGGTCCGCCTCGAAGGCTCCATCGCGCACCTGCTGAACAAGCGCATGGCGATCGGCGTGGAGTATGCCCAGCACGGCGACAACCTCGACCAGCGCAGTATCCAGCTGTTGGGGATCGACCTGACGGCGGTCACCAATCTGCTGGATGGTCTCAATCTGGATCTGGGCGACGCCCTGACCCAGAAGGACGAGAGCGACTGGGTCGACGTCTTCTTCGCCTTCGCGCCCAGCAAGAACTACTCGATCACGATGGCCTACGCGATGCTCGGGAACATCACCCTGACCCCGGAGCAGCACGGCTTCTACGTCTCGCTGCACGCCACGTTCTAG
- a CDS encoding SDR family oxidoreductase: MGYRSVLAADQFRDRIIVVTGGGSGIGRCTAHELASLGAHVVITGRKQEKLDATAAEIREDGGSVSTAAFDIRDEEAVGAAVQSILDANGAIHGLVNNAGGQYPTPLALISKKGWEAVVANNLTGGFLMARECFNRCLKTQGGAIVNMIADMWNGMPGMGHSGAARAGMLNFTETAAIEWASSGVRVNAVAPGYIASSGMDHYDPAFARDVIPRLSKLAPMQRMGEEAEVSSAICWLLSEGAAFVTGTCIKIDGGSSLGVKAFPLSEHDRSPVYRGFHRARAPRALG; this comes from the coding sequence ATGGGTTACCGCTCGGTTCTGGCCGCGGATCAGTTCCGCGATCGCATCATCGTCGTCACCGGGGGCGGCAGCGGCATCGGGCGCTGCACGGCGCACGAGCTCGCCAGCCTCGGCGCCCACGTCGTCATCACCGGGCGCAAGCAGGAGAAACTCGACGCCACCGCGGCCGAGATCCGCGAGGATGGCGGCAGCGTGTCGACGGCCGCCTTCGATATCCGCGACGAGGAGGCGGTCGGCGCGGCCGTCCAGAGCATCCTCGACGCCAACGGCGCCATCCACGGGCTGGTCAACAACGCCGGCGGTCAGTATCCGACGCCGCTGGCGCTGATCTCCAAGAAGGGGTGGGAGGCCGTGGTGGCCAACAACCTCACCGGCGGCTTCCTGATGGCGCGCGAATGCTTCAACCGCTGCCTGAAGACGCAGGGCGGTGCCATAGTGAACATGATTGCCGACATGTGGAACGGCATGCCGGGGATGGGCCATTCGGGTGCCGCCCGGGCGGGCATGCTCAACTTCACCGAGACCGCTGCCATCGAGTGGGCCTCCAGCGGCGTGCGGGTCAATGCCGTGGCGCCGGGCTACATCGCCTCCAGCGGCATGGATCACTACGATCCCGCCTTCGCCAGGGACGTCATCCCGCGCCTGAGCAAGCTTGCACCGATGCAGCGCATGGGCGAGGAAGCCGAAGTGTCGAGCGCGATCTGCTGGCTGCTGTCCGAGGGCGCGGCCTTCGTGACCGGCACCTGCATCAAGATCGACGGCGGCAGCTCGCTCGGCGTCAAGGCGTTCCCCCTTTCCGAGCACGACCGCAGCCCGGTCTATCGCGGCTTCCACCGCGCCCGCGCGCCCAGGGCGCTGGGCTGA
- a CDS encoding FAD-binding protein, protein MSKILLIAEHTEGQLSSGVAKALDCAGQIGGDIEVAVFAEAGQAIAEEAAKLAGVSKVLVVDNPANAHPMAATLAPQIVALAQQGGYSHVLVANGTFGKDLMPRVAALLGVPQVTDIMAVHGPNSFDRPIYAGNAIITVEAPAEPMICGTVRLASFQPVAADNSAAVEAASVEAELPSHTRFEGLEVHKSDRPDLQSAARVVSGGRALGSSENFEIIYKLADKIGAAVGASRAAVDSGYVPNDMQVGQTGKIISPELYVCAGISGAIQHLAGIKDARTIVAINKDEEAPIFEVADYGLVGDLFEVVPQLTEKL, encoded by the coding sequence ATGAGCAAGATTCTTCTGATTGCCGAACACACCGAGGGCCAGCTGAGCAGCGGCGTCGCCAAGGCGCTGGACTGCGCCGGGCAGATCGGTGGTGATATCGAGGTCGCCGTCTTCGCCGAGGCCGGCCAGGCCATCGCCGAGGAGGCCGCCAAGCTCGCCGGCGTGAGCAAGGTGCTGGTGGTCGACAACCCGGCCAACGCGCATCCCATGGCCGCGACCCTGGCGCCGCAGATCGTGGCGCTCGCCCAGCAGGGCGGCTACAGCCATGTGCTGGTGGCCAACGGCACCTTCGGCAAGGACCTCATGCCGCGCGTCGCCGCGCTGCTGGGCGTGCCGCAGGTGACCGACATCATGGCCGTGCATGGCCCCAACAGCTTCGACCGGCCGATCTATGCCGGCAACGCGATCATCACCGTCGAGGCCCCGGCCGAGCCGATGATCTGCGGCACCGTGCGTCTGGCCTCCTTCCAGCCGGTGGCGGCCGACAACAGCGCCGCCGTCGAGGCCGCCAGCGTCGAGGCCGAGCTGCCGTCCCACACCCGCTTCGAGGGGCTCGAAGTGCACAAGTCGGATCGCCCGGACCTGCAGTCCGCCGCGCGCGTCGTCTCCGGCGGTCGTGCGCTCGGCTCGTCCGAGAACTTCGAGATCATCTACAAGCTGGCCGACAAGATCGGCGCGGCCGTGGGCGCGTCGCGCGCGGCGGTCGACTCGGGGTACGTGCCCAACGACATGCAGGTGGGGCAGACCGGCAAGATCATCTCGCCGGAGCTCTACGTCTGTGCGGGCATCTCGGGCGCGATCCAGCATCTCGCCGGCATCAAGGATGCGCGCACCATCGTCGCCATCAACAAGGACGAGGAAGCGCCGATCTTCGAGGTCGCCGACTACGGTCTGGTCGGCGATCTGTTCGAGGTCGTGCCGCAGTTGACCGAGAAGCTCTGA